A stretch of DNA from Pseudanabaena sp. BC1403:
GACAGAGCTTTTGCGGCTGAAGCATGAACTGACCGAGAAAAAGTTTCATGTCGCTTATTTTGAATGCGATCGCCAGTTAGAACTGAGTGATGTCGATGCGAGCGATATTTTGTTAGCGATCGCAGGACAACTCAGTAATGGGTTGGAAAAGGAAGGGATCAATATCATCCCAGAATATTTCAAGAAATTGTTTGGCGAACTGAAGGATATTTTGCAAACCAAGCTCGATCTGAGTGCAAACTTTAAGCTGTCAGTGGGGATTGCCGAGATTACGGCTCAAGCCAAGAATAGCCCGTCATTGCGTCGGCAAATGCGCGAAAGATTGGAATCACGCACCAATAGCATTATTACTTCCATTAATAAGGAGTTACTGGCTCCTGCAAAGGAAAGACTGCAAGCTGCTGGCAAGAAAGGCTTAGTAGTGATTGTGGATAATCTCGATCGCATTGAAAACCGCATCGATCTTAAAGAACAGTCAAGGGCGGGATATTTATTTGTCGAACGGGGCGATCAGTTGCGGGGTTTGGATTGCCATGTAGTTTATACGGTTCCATTGTTGCTAACTTTTTCTAATGATGCTGCGATCGTGACGAGTCGATTTGGAACCGATATTAAGACTTTGCCAATGGTTCCTGCAAGATTAAAGGACGGCAGTGAGTGTGAGGCAGGAATGGCGCTACTCAGACAAATTGTGATGGCGAGGGCATTCCCAAAGGTTAATTCCGTCCAACGAATTAATAGTGAATTTGTGAACAAAGTATTTGATTCACCTCAAACTCTCGATCGCTTATGTCAAGCTAGTGGTGGTCATGTTCGTAATTTATTTCGACTGCTATATGGTTGCCTAGAGCAGGACGATCCACCGATTACGTCTAAGTTGGTCGAGAGTATCATCGCTAAGGAGCGGAATAATAAAATCAAAACAATTACTGAAGATGAATGGGAACTAATTGCGAAAGTAAAACAGGATAAGAAGGTAAGAGGTGAGTCAGAGTATCAGACGCTGATCAAGAGCCAGTTTGTGTTTGAGTATGAATATCAAGGTGATAGTTGGTTTGATGTAAATCCAATTTTGGATGATTAGAGGAAAGTTCGATGAGCGATCGCACCGAAATAATTGCAGATAATAATCGCGATGCATTACGTCGATTGACGAGAATTGTGACGCGATCGCAGGGATTTTCATTGTCGATCGCTTTGTGTAACTATCGCGTATTGCAGGAGCGCGTATTGCAGGACTTGCGATCGCAATTAGCAGAAAACAACTTACCAGAAACTGCGATCGCCATACTTGAACTGAAACCTGATGCTAAGACTTTACTTGCACCGATTCAGGTATTGATGGGAGAGGTGAATCAAT
This window harbors:
- a CDS encoding P-loop NTPase fold protein yields the protein MDLELSRFYKACNPTHPLDSSNEEDRSYYVDLSTVRGEKLIESLSRKIVRISPDESTCQLFTGHIGCGKSTELLRLKHELTEKKFHVAYFECDRQLELSDVDASDILLAIAGQLSNGLEKEGINIIPEYFKKLFGELKDILQTKLDLSANFKLSVGIAEITAQAKNSPSLRRQMRERLESRTNSIITSINKELLAPAKERLQAAGKKGLVVIVDNLDRIENRIDLKEQSRAGYLFVERGDQLRGLDCHVVYTVPLLLTFSNDAAIVTSRFGTDIKTLPMVPARLKDGSECEAGMALLRQIVMARAFPKVNSVQRINSEFVNKVFDSPQTLDRLCQASGGHVRNLFRLLYGCLEQDDPPITSKLVESIIAKERNNKIKTITEDEWELIAKVKQDKKVRGESEYQTLIKSQFVFEYEYQGDSWFDVNPILDD